One region of Gigantopelta aegis isolate Gae_Host chromosome 7, Gae_host_genome, whole genome shotgun sequence genomic DNA includes:
- the LOC121376780 gene encoding uncharacterized protein LOC121376780, giving the protein MEHESNAITVTFVPKKNSYGDDKTELPSSVEISLTSCVEINQNMGGSLKTGAAVDGGRTSCVEINQNMEGSWVTAAAVYGGLTSCVEINQNMEGSLNTAAAVDGCLTSSVEINQNMEGSMKTGAAVDGGLTSCVEINQNMGGSLNTAAAVDGGRTSCVEINQNMEGSLKTAAAVDGGLTSCVEINQNMEGSLKSAAAVDGCLTSSVEINQNMEGSLKTAAAVDGGLTSCVEINQNMEGSLKSAAAVDGCLTSSVEINQNMEGSLKTAAAVDGGLTSSVEINQNMGERLKTLAAVDGSLEYKVDTTGHTRSSISINGYHIFHDRFDFRIKER; this is encoded by the exons ATGGAACACGAATCCAATGCCATCACAGTCACTTTCGTTCCGAAGAAAAATAGCTACGGTGACGATAAAACCGAGTTGCCCTCTTCTGTAGAAATCAGTCTCACATCTTGTGTAGAAATCAATCAGAATATGGGAGGAAGCTTGAAGACTGGTGCTGCTGTTGATGGTGGTCGCACATCTTGTGTAGAAATCAATCAGAATATGGAAGGAAGCTGGGtgactgctgctgctgtttaTGGTGGTCTCACATCTTGTGTAGAAATCAATCAGAATATGGAAGGAAGCTTGAacactgctgctgctgttgatgGTTGTCTCACATCTTCTGTAGAAATCAATCAGAATATGGAAGGAAGCATGAAGACTGGTGCTGCTGTTGATGGTGGTCTCACATCTTGTGTAGAAATCAATCAGAATATGGGAGGAAGCTTGAacactgctgctgctgttgatgGTGGTCGCACATCTTGTGTAGAAATCAATCAGAATATGGAAGGAAGCTTGAagactgctgctgctgttgatgGTGGTCTCACATCTTGTGTAGAAATCAATCAGAATATGGAAGGAAGCTTGAAgtctgctgctgctgttgatgGTTGTCTCACATCTTCTGTAGAAATCAATCAGAATATGGAAGGAAGCTTGAagactgctgctgctgttgatgGTGGTCTCACATCTTGTGTAGAAATCAATCAGAATATGGAAGGAAGCTTGAAgtctgctgctgctgttgatgGTTGTCTCACATCTTCTGTAGAAATCAATCAGAATATGGAAGGAAGCTTGAagactgctgctgctgttgatgGTGGTCTCACATCTTCTGTAGAAATCAATCAGAATATGGGAGAAAGATTGAAGACTCTTGCTGCAGTTGATGGTAGTCTCGAGTACAAAGTTGATACGACGGGTCATACTAGATCGTCCATCAGTATCAATGGCTACCACATATTTCATGACAGATTTGATTTCCGCATCAAGGAACG atgA